Part of the Brevibacillus brevis genome is shown below.
CGACCACGTTCAAAAATACGTGGCGAGCGAAGATGCCCAGCCGAAGATTTACAGCTTGGGCGGCAGCGAATGGAAACGGGTCAAAAACAAAGTGCAGTCTTCCGTCAAGGACATTGCCGAAGACCTGATCAAGCTGTACGCAGCCCGTGAAGCGGCAGTCGGGCACTCCTTTTCGCAGGATACGGTGGAGCAGCGCGAATTCGAGGCGATGTTCCCGTACCAGGAAACCCCGGATCAGCTGCGGGCAATCGCGGAGGTCAAAGCGGACATGGAACGCAGGCGCCCGATGGACCGTCTAGTATGTGGGGACGTCGGCTACGGGAAAACGGAGGTCGCTATCCGTGCGGCTTTCAAAGCGGTCATGGACGGCAAGCAGGTCGCCGTGCTCGTGCCGACCACGATTCTGGCGCAGCAGCACTATGAAACGTTCCGCGAACGCTTCGCGGACTATCCGATCCGCGTCGAGGTACTGAGCCGATTCCGCTCGCGCAAGGAGCAGAACGCGACACTGAAAGGACTGAAGGAAGGAACCGTGGATGTCGTCATCGGGACGCACCGCCTGCTTTCCAAAGACTTGACGTTCCGTGAGCTGGGCCTCCTGATCGTGGACGAGGAGCAGCGTTTCGGCGTAAGCCACAAGGAAAAGCTGAAGCAGTTGAAGACCAACGTCGACGTCATCACGCTGACAGCTACGCCGATCCCGCGTACCCTGCACATGTCGATGCTCGGCGTGCGCGACTTGTCGGTCATCGAAACGCCGCCGGAAAACCGTTTCCCGGTACAGACCTACGTCATGGATTACAGCCCGGCCTTGGTGCGGGAAGCGATCGAACGGGAGCTGGCCCGGGATGGACAGGTATTTTTCCTCTACAACCAGGTGCAAGGAATCGAGCAGATGGCCGAGCAAATTTCCATGCTCGTGCCGGATGCGCGTGTCGCTGTCGCCCACGGCCAAATGAACGAGAGCGAACTGGAAAGCGTCATCCTCGATTTCCTGGAGGGCAATTTCGACGTGCTCGTGAGCACGACGATTATCGAGACCGGTGTGGACATTCCGAACGTGAACACACTGATCATCTACAATGCTGACAAAATGGGCCTGTCCCAGCTGTATCAGCTGCGTGGACGGGTAGGCCGCTCCAATCGGATCGCGTATGCATACTTTACGTACCAGCGCGACAAAGTTCTGACAGAGGTGGCGGAAAAACGGCTGCAGGCGATCAAGGAGTTTACCGAGCTCGGATCCGGCTTTAAAATCGCGATGCGCGACTTGTCGATCCGCGGTGCGGGGAATCTGCTTGGCGCGGAGCAGCACGGTTTCATCAACACGGTCGGTTTTGATTTGTACAGCCAAATGCTGAAGGACGCGATCGACGAGCTGAAAGGCGAAGTCAAGCAGGAGAGTGCTGCCGCGGTAGAGATCAACCTGCAGCTGGATGCGTACATCCCTTCCATGTACATCACGGACAGCCGGCAAAAAATCGAGATGTACAAAAAGTTTGTGGCCGTCTCCTCGCTGGAGGACGTCGACGATCTGGCGGAAGAGCTGCTTGACCGCTTCGGTCCCGTACCGAAGCCGGTAGAAAATCTGCTGACCATTTCCCGGCTGCGCGTCTATGCCTTGCAGCATCACATTACGGAAATCAGCCAGAAAAATCCGGACGAAATCAAGCTGGTCCTGCACCCCAGCCAAAACAACAACATCGACGGGGGAGCGCTGTTCGCGCTTGCCAGCAGTTGGAGCCGCAGGATAGGTCTCTCGGGTGGACAACAGATCACCATAGCTGTTAAAGTAAAGGGGTTAAGAGAAGACGAGGGCGTGCAGCTGGTTGAAAAGCTGCTTCGCCAATTTCACCAGGTGCGAAAAGACACCGGTACGGAAAGCCCTGTGTCCTAGACTGCCGGGCGATCCAGAAAGGGAGATCCACATGATGAAACGTTCTGTTGCGATTCTGTCCTCGGCTGTACTTGTTATGGCCTTGTTGGCGGGTTGCGGAAAAGCGGATGAAAATGCCCAGAACAACCAGAAGCCAGCAAATCAGACAGAAGGAACCAACCAAGGCAATCAGGCTGCGGATGCGAATGATCCGTTGGCACAGTTTCCAAAGCTGACCCTGCCGTTTAACGTAGACCCGAATGCGACTCTCGTGGAGTATAAGGGCGGAACCATGAATGGCAAGGAATTTGAAGAGTTCCTGCGCGTCATCAACTTCATGAATCCGCAACAAGGCGGCATGATTGAAGCCGCAGACGACAACGCACTGAAAGCATTTGCCCGCGAATACACGGCAACCAAGATTTTGGCTGCCCGTGCCGATGAGCAGATGAAAAAGGATTCCAAGGATCTGGCCGAAAAAACATTCGACAAGATCAAGGGCCAGTACCTGGGTTACCTCGGCAAGGACGAGGCCAAGTTTACCAAGCTGATGGAAGGCCAAGGCGTCACCAAGGAGATGGTCGTCGGCCAAATGGCGCTCATCAACGAATCGATCAACGTTCTGAAGGGCGGTATTGACGATGCGACCCTGAAGAAAGAGTACGACAGCATGGACAAAGCTTCCCGTACGATTGCTTCGGTCCGTCACATCCTGATTTCCACGGAAAAACGCAAGCCGGAGGAAGCGCTTAAGCTGGCGAACGACCTGGAAGCTCGCCTGAAAAAAGGCGAAGACTTCGCGAAGCTGGCGAAAGAGTATACGGACGATCCAGGCAGCAAAGAAAACGGCGGGCTGTACGCCGACGCAGATGTGACCCAATGGGTGCCGCAGTTCAAGGACGCCGCATTGACACAGCCTGTCGGACAAGTAGGGCCGCCGGTGAAAACCGACTACGGCTACCACATCATCAAAGTGGAAAGCCGCAAGGAAAAGACATTTGATGAAATGAAGGATCAGCTTCGCGCGAGCTCGCTGGAGAAAGCGTATGACAACTTTGGCAAGCAAGAGCTGGACAAGCTGATCACCAAGTTCAATTTGCCGAAAGTGAACCATCCGGCCGCGCAATAATCGCGCTGCTTTCCATCGTGAAAAACAGGGGAACCCGGTTTCCCTGTTTTTTCGTTTTCTCGCATATTCTTGTAACGAGGGCAAATACTATTATCACTCGCTACCGCCCGGGGGAGAGTAACTGAAACAAGCTGGAAAAAGTTGCAGCCGTCGCGCATAGGTAAAATTAGAATTTGAGGAAAAAATACAGGTAACGAACCAAGCCTTTTCACAACCCACTTCTCTTAGGAAAGCGAGGCAACATGACATGAAAGCAACTGGTATCGTTCGTCGAATTGACGACCTCGGTCGGGTCGTGATTCCTAAGGAGATTCGTCGTACACTGCGCATTCGTGAAGGCGACCCGCTGGAGATCTTTGTGGATCGCGACGGAGAAGTCATTCTCAAGAAGTACTCGCCCATTGGAGAGTTGGGAGATTTCGCGAAGGAATACGCTGACTCTCTGTATGAGAGCATGAATCATACCGTTCTGATTTCGGACCGAGACAGCGTGATCGCAGTGGCGGGAGCTTCGAAAAAGGAATACCTGGAAAAGCCGATTGGCAGCATCGTCGAGAAATGCTTGGAAGAGCGCAAGACCCGGTTGGAGAAAAACGCTGGTACTTATGAGATTTGCCGCGATAT
Proteins encoded:
- the spoVT gene encoding stage V sporulation protein T, giving the protein MKATGIVRRIDDLGRVVIPKEIRRTLRIREGDPLEIFVDRDGEVILKKYSPIGELGDFAKEYADSLYESMNHTVLISDRDSVIAVAGASKKEYLEKPIGSIVEKCLEERKTRLEKNAGTYEICRDMNETYGSFVVAPIVAGGDPIGSVILLNKNESTKMSDLEMKMSETAAGFLAKQMEQ
- the mfd gene encoding transcription-repair coupling factor, with protein sequence MQVIINPLKQDTNVGTIVAGLEKGLHEQLVSGLAGSARQVLMATLKQMTDRPVCVVTHNMFQAQKVYEDLIELVPSDQVLLYPGNELIGSELAIASPEMLAQRIHVFNRLAQGFTGFLVVPFAGLRRLVVPPHVWKAAQIRLAVGEELDIESFLLRCIELGYERVDMVERKGELSVRGGIIDLYPIDSEWPVRIELFDVEIDSIRTFDMLSQRSLESVQTYTIGPAKEMIASTPLLQESAVRLEQKLGETVAKLKDGAAKEKVVEKIGADVERMSHGQRFPQLYSYISVIYPTEDTLLSYMPADTLMIVDEPTRVLDTAAQLQKEEAEWLTGRIIQGEYMANLSLSRTYEEIVQAKKRQIVYLSLFLRQSPKTQPQNIVNLTCRTMQNFHGQMNVLKTELARWQKSHDQIVFVAADLERAKRLERVLHDYEMEADVLAESVETVPPGRPTIILGNLQTGFELPLNKLVVITEGEVFTAKQRKARKVQQTMNNAERIKNYLELKPGDFVVHVNHGIGKYLGIETKEILGIHKDYLHIQYAAGDSLFVPIDQIDHVQKYVASEDAQPKIYSLGGSEWKRVKNKVQSSVKDIAEDLIKLYAAREAAVGHSFSQDTVEQREFEAMFPYQETPDQLRAIAEVKADMERRRPMDRLVCGDVGYGKTEVAIRAAFKAVMDGKQVAVLVPTTILAQQHYETFRERFADYPIRVEVLSRFRSRKEQNATLKGLKEGTVDVVIGTHRLLSKDLTFRELGLLIVDEEQRFGVSHKEKLKQLKTNVDVITLTATPIPRTLHMSMLGVRDLSVIETPPENRFPVQTYVMDYSPALVREAIERELARDGQVFFLYNQVQGIEQMAEQISMLVPDARVAVAHGQMNESELESVILDFLEGNFDVLVSTTIIETGVDIPNVNTLIIYNADKMGLSQLYQLRGRVGRSNRIAYAYFTYQRDKVLTEVAEKRLQAIKEFTELGSGFKIAMRDLSIRGAGNLLGAEQHGFINTVGFDLYSQMLKDAIDELKGEVKQESAAAVEINLQLDAYIPSMYITDSRQKIEMYKKFVAVSSLEDVDDLAEELLDRFGPVPKPVENLLTISRLRVYALQHHITEISQKNPDEIKLVLHPSQNNNIDGGALFALASSWSRRIGLSGGQQITIAVKVKGLREDEGVQLVEKLLRQFHQVRKDTGTESPVS
- a CDS encoding peptidylprolyl isomerase produces the protein MKRSVAILSSAVLVMALLAGCGKADENAQNNQKPANQTEGTNQGNQAADANDPLAQFPKLTLPFNVDPNATLVEYKGGTMNGKEFEEFLRVINFMNPQQGGMIEAADDNALKAFAREYTATKILAARADEQMKKDSKDLAEKTFDKIKGQYLGYLGKDEAKFTKLMEGQGVTKEMVVGQMALINESINVLKGGIDDATLKKEYDSMDKASRTIASVRHILISTEKRKPEEALKLANDLEARLKKGEDFAKLAKEYTDDPGSKENGGLYADADVTQWVPQFKDAALTQPVGQVGPPVKTDYGYHIIKVESRKEKTFDEMKDQLRASSLEKAYDNFGKQELDKLITKFNLPKVNHPAAQ